The following proteins are encoded in a genomic region of Odontesthes bonariensis isolate fOdoBon6 chromosome 19, fOdoBon6.hap1, whole genome shotgun sequence:
- the LOC142368678 gene encoding uncharacterized protein LOC142368678 has translation MSNVCFRSFYVTKKWIKNPPKVSQSPPPTKHQISSPSQHVQPAGTNAPLKVDYTSVYQNDFQAWKAERRQPFKLKDNLNVSLGFSPTGNTSTAEPKHASVNAKSAQQKQERKAFDGISTYRSDYVAHPVQPRQRRANPAHQTSKRQPVESPRPKETCATNQEIHDRANEFFEQFKSWSLETKHQGQTTESNLPAEHKFQSTTHADSLAPQRQGTNSASLSKQTSERSTEPLQATVSMKECCRAWDRPQRLTGPLDWPMKTTFSGAQPKSVETSQTSSNLHPTVAENAVFKCSWKETQRHQPPAEKGGFSPFQCTASMCWSSPLDRGLAWFLAEVKAS, from the exons ATGTCAAATGTTTGTTTCAGATCATTTTACGTCACCAAAAAATGGATAAAGAACCCACCGAAGGTCTCGCAGTCACCGCCGCCAACTAAACACCAAATTAGCTCTCCAAGCCAGCATGTACAGCCTGCAGGAACCAACGCGCCTCTTAAGGTGGACTACACAAGCGTCTACCAAA ATGATTTCCAAGCTTGGAAAGCGGAAAGGCGCCAGCCATTTAAGCTGAAAGACAACTTAAACGTCAGCCTAGGATTTTCTCCCACAGGGAACACTTCGACGGCAGAGCCAAAACATGCGTCCGTGAACGCCAAGTCAGCCCAACAGAAGCAAGAACGAAAAGCTTTTGATGGCATCAGCACCTACAGATCGGATTACGTCGCTCATCCGGTGCAGCCCAGACAACGCAGGGCGAATCCCGCTCACCAGACCAGCAAAAGACAGCCTGTAGAGTCGCCCCGGCCAAAGGAAACTTGTGCCACGAACCAAGAAATACATGATAGAGCTAATGAATTCTTTGAACAATTTAAGTCCTGGTCTCTTGAAACCAAGCACCAGGGTCAAACCACAGAATCCAATCTGCCAGCAGAGCATAAGTTTCAGTCCACAACACATGCAGACTCTTTAGCACCTCAGCGTCAAGGCACCAATTCAGCCTCGTTGTCTAAGCAAACCAGTGAGAGAAGCACGGAGCCCTTGCAGGCGACGGTTAGCATGAAGGAGTGCTGCAGAGCTTGGGACCGACCGCAGCGGCTCACTGGCCCACTGGACTGGCCCATGAAAACCACGTTTTCAGGGGCCCAACCTAAATCCGTCGAGACAAGCCAGACCTCTTCAAACCTACACCCCACAGTGGCCGAGAATGCAGTCTTCAAGTGCAGCTGGAAGGAAACGCAGAGGCATCAACCTCCTGCAGAGAAAGGAGGGTTCTCACCCTTCCAGTGCACAGCCAGTATGTGCTGGTCCAGCCCTTTGGACCGAGGACTCGCTTGGTTTTTAGCAGAAGTCAAAGCCTCGTGA